A window of Citrus sinensis cultivar Valencia sweet orange chromosome 7, DVS_A1.0, whole genome shotgun sequence contains these coding sequences:
- the LOC102616917 gene encoding uncharacterized protein LOC102616917, translating to MRARLVVFPVKGRNWCFSRSIDPLSPETASSCNTPTTLKQLWHKLTSSEQHNSNNVELVVDFVSHKMNNAWIGLEKAPQGSMKNKIHGLGLKLLSGVKPSEMFLKSISKEVSQVEVTYPSSLNARLVRRRLRHIAMRGTILHNKYLYGSVSLLPLTFVFSVLPLPNVPFFWILYRTYSHWRALQGSEKLLQLVSNDSHTQNFGFSNVKGSEAEHNNSEYETSNLQGVPSILVPSGELEELIHSGGKTDDGLSKCAILNICTIYKLSPIDVLKYRNSM from the exons ATGAGAGCGAGATTGGTTGTGTTCCCAGTTAAAGGCAGAAACTGGTGCTTTAGCAGATCCATAGACCCATTATCACCTGAAACGGCGTCGTCCTGTAACACTCCGACAACTCTCAAACAACTATGGCACAAACTCACTTCTTCCGAGCAACACAACTCCAACAATGTCGAACTTGTCGTAGATTTCGTTTCTCATAAG ATGAATAACGCGTGGATTGGCCTGGAGAAGGCGCCTCAGGGGTCAATGAAGAATAAGATTCATGG ATTGGGATTGAAGTTATTGTCAGGGGTAAAGCCGTCTGAGATGTTCTTGAAATCCATATCCAAGGAGGTTTCGCAAGTCGAAGTTACTTACCCTTCAAG TTTAAATGCCCGCCTGGTTCGCCGAAGGTTACGACATATTGCCATGAG GGGTACCATTCTCCACAACAAATACTTATACGGTTCTGTTTCTTTGCTTCCATTGACATTTGTGTTTTCT GTTTTGCCTCTGCCCAACGTACCATTCTTTTGGATCTTGTATCGTACTTACTCACATTGGCGAGCTCTCCAG GGAAGTGAGAAGCTCCTTCAGTTAGTCTCAAATGATTCACATACCCAGAACTTTGGTTTTTCTAATGTGAAGGGGAGTGAAGCTGAGCATAATAACTCTGAGTATGAAACCAGCAATTTGCAAGGTGTTCCATCG aTCCTGGTCCCATCTGGAGAACTCGAGGAGCTTATTCACAGTGGAGGCAAAACTGATGATGGTCTCAGTAAATGTGCTATTTTAAACATCTGCACAATCTATAAGTTGAGCCCTATTGATGTTTTAAAGTATAGGAATTCAATGTAG
- the LOC102616620 gene encoding 26S proteasome regulatory subunit 7 produces MAPEPEDEIKDEKNPRPLDEDDIALLKTYGLGPYSTSIKKAEKEIKDMAKKVNDLCGIKESDTGLAAPSQWDLVSDKQMMQEEQPLQVARCTKIISPNSEDAKYVINVKQIAKFVVGLGDKVSPTDIEEGMRVGVDRNKYQIQIPLPPKIDPSVTMMTVEEKPDVTYNDVGGCKEQIEKMREVVELPMLHPEKFVKLGIDPPKGVLCYGPPGTGKTLLARAVANRTDACFIRVIGSELVQKYVGEGARMVRELFQMARSKKACIVFFDEVDAIGGARFDDGVGGDNEVQRTMLEIVNQLDGFDARGNIKVLMATNRPDTLDPALLRPGRLDRKVEFGLPDLESRTQIFKIHTRTMNCERDIRFELLARLCPNSTGADIRSVCTEAGMFAIRARRKTVTEKDFLDAVNKVIKGYQKFSATPKYMVYN; encoded by the exons ATGGCACCGGAGCCGGAAGATGAGATCAAGGACGAGAAAAACCCTAGGCCTCTCGATGAAGACGATATCGCTCTTCTCAAAACCTAT GGTTTAGGACCTTATTCTACTAGCATTAAGAAAgcggagaaagaaataaaggaTATGGCCAAGAAGGTCAATGACCTGTGTG GTATCAAGGAGTCTGATACGGGATTAGCTGCACCTAGCCAGTGGGATCTTGTGTCGGATAAGCAGATGATGCAAGAGGAACAGCCGCTTcag GTAGCAAGATGCACCAAGATAATCAGTCCAAACTCTGAAGATGCCAAATATGTTATAAATGTTAAGCAGATTGCAAAG TTTGTTGTTGGGCTTGGTGATAAAGTTTCCCCAACGGATATAGAAGAGGGCATGCGTGTGGG GGTTGACAGAAATAAATATCAGATTCAAATTCCCTTGCCTCCAAAAATTGATCCAAGTGTGACCATGATGACCGTGGAAGAGAAGCCAGATGTTACATATAATGATGTTGGCGGATGCAAGGAGCAGATTGAAAAGATGCGAGAA GTTGTTGAGCTACCTATGCTTCATCCTGAGAAATTTGTAAAGCTTGGAATTGATCCTCCAAAGGGTGTTCTATGCTATGGTCCTCCTGGCACTGGTAAAACATTATTAGCCAGAGCTGTAGCTAACAGAACCGATGCTTGTTTTATTCGTGTGATTGGGAGTGAGCTTGTACAGAAATATGTTGGTGAGGGAGCTCGTATGGTTCGCGAACTATTTCAG ATGGCACGTTCAAAGAAGGCTTGTATTGTCTTCTTTGATGAAGTTGATGCTATAGGAGGTGCACGTTTTGATGATGGTGTTGGCGGGGACAACGAGGTTCAACGCACAATGCTTGAAATTGTGAATCAGCTTGATGGGTTTGATGCTCGTGGAAATATCAAAGTTCTAATGGCAACAAACAG GCCTGACACACTTGATCCGGCCCTGTTGCGTCCCGGACGATTAGATCGTAAGGTTGAGTTTGGCCTTCCTGATTTGGAGAGCCGGACACAGATATTTAAGATCCACACGCGAACAATGAACTGTGAAAGAGATATCCGCTTTGAGCTCTTGGCTAGGCTTTGCCCCAATTCCACCG GAGCTGATATAAGGAGTGTATGCACAGAAGCTGGGATGTTTGCCATCCGGGCACGAAGAAAAACAGTGACAGAGAAAGACTTCCTCGATGCAGTGAACAAAGTCATCAAGGGATATCAAAAGTTCAGTGCAACGCCTAAATATATGGTCTACAATTGA
- the LOC102616328 gene encoding protein STRUBBELIG-RECEPTOR FAMILY 6, which translates to MMVENWRRVFVLLVLFKVCILGWKTSCINAATDPSDASALKIMYSSLNSPSQLSQWSATGDDPCGQSWKGVICSGQRVTELKLSGLGLSGSVGYQLSSLTALTNLDLSNNNFGGDIPYNIPPNLERLDLENNKFTGNVPYSISQMKTLKYVNIAHNQLQGQLNDMFGQLPSLSTLDLSFNTLSGNLPQSFSSLSSLSSLYLQNNQFSGTIDVLANLPLDNLNIANNRFTGWVPEQLKNINLQKDGNSWSSGPAPPPPPGTPPARKNNPKHKSDSNKSPSESEGGSKKSGIGGGGIAGILISLFVVGGIVAFFLVKRRRSRRSSTDIEKLDNQPFAPLAASSNEVQELKSVQSSSSIDTKTFDTAVSINLRPPPIDRHKSFDEEDFSKKPIVVKKAVKAPTNVTSYSIADLQMATGSFNVENLLGGGTFGRVYRAQFADGKVLAVKKIDSSALPSEMCDDFIEMVSNISQLHHPNIMELVGYCSEYGQHLLVYEFRKNGSLHDFLHLSDEDNKPLIWNSRVKIALGTARALEYLHEVCSLSVVHKNIKSANILLDNELNPQLSDCGLASNMPNADEALNNDAGSGYGAPEVAMSGQYNIKSDVYSFGVVMLELLTGRKPFDSSRPRLEQSLVRWATPQLHDIDALAKMVDPALKGLYPVKSLSRFADVIALCVQPEPEFRPPMSEVVQALVRLVQRANMSKRTIGNDQGPTTPRGDNQDTQDYM; encoded by the exons ATGATGGTGGAGAACTGGAGAAGAGTGTTTGTGTTGTTGGTGTTGTTCAAAGTTTGTATTTTGGGATGGAAGACCAGCTGCATCAATGCTGCCACAGATCCATCAGATG CTTCTGCTCTGAAGATCATGTACAGCAGTTTAAATTCACCATCTCAGCTATCCCAGTGGAGCGCAACTGGTGATGATCCATGCGGGCAGTCTTGGAAAGGGGTTATTTGCTCAGGCCAGCGAGTCACAGAACT AAAATTATCGGGTCTTGGGCTCTCTGGATCAGTGGGTTATCAACTCTCAAGTTTGACAGCATTAACCAACCT AGATTTgagcaataataattttggagGCGACATTCCTTATAATATTCCTCCAAACTTGGAAAGATT AGAtcttgaaaacaataaatttactgGAAATGTCCCTTATTCCATTTCTCAGATGAAAACTCTTAAATACGT AAACATTGCTCACAATCAGCTTCAAGGTCAACTGAATGACATGTTTGGACAGCTTCCTTCTCTCTCTACATT agATCTCTCTTTCAATACCCTGTCAGGTAACCTCCCTCAGAGTTTTAGCTCCCTTTCAAGCTTGAGTTCTCT GTATTTGCAGAACAACCAGTTTTCGGGTACTATTGATGTTCTTGCCAATCTACCTCTTGATAATCT gAACATTGCGAATAATCGTTTTACCGGCTGGGTTCCTGAACAATTGAAAAACATTAATCTGCA GAAGGATGGTAACAGTTGGAGCTCTGGGCCTGCCCCTCCGCCTCCACCTGGTACGCCTCCAGCCAGGAAAAATAACCCAAAACACAAATCTGATAGTAATAAAAGCCCTTCAGAAAGTGAAGGTGGAAGCAAGAAATCAGGTATAGGTGGTGGTGGCATAGCTGGAATATTGATTTCCCTGTTTGTTGTTGGGGGAATTGTTGCATTCTTTTTGgtgaaaagaagaagatcaagAAGGTCATCCACGGATATAGAAAAGCTTGATAATCAACCATTTGCTCCTCTTGCTGCTTCTTCCAATGAAGTACAAG AATTGAAGTCGGTACAGAGTTCCTCTTCCATCGACACAAAGACATTTGACACTGCTGTCTCTATAAATCTACGACCCCCACCAATTGATCGTCACAAATCATTTGATGAAGAAGACTTTTCAAAGAAGCCCATTGTCGTCAAGAAAGCTGTTAAAGCTCCCACAAATGTAACATCATATTCTATAGCCGACCTGCAGATGGCTACTGGCAGCTTCAATGTTGAAAACCTCCTAGGTGGGGGAACTTTTGGACGTGTTTATCGAGCACAATTTGCCGATGGAAAG GTTCTTGCAGTGAAGAAAATAGATTCATCTGCCCTTCCCAGTGAAATGTGTGATGATTTTATCGAGATGGTTTCAAACATATCCCAGCTGCATCACCCGAACATAATGGAGCTAGTGGGTTATTGTTCGGAGTATGGACAGCACCTGCTAGTGTATGAGTTCCGTAAAAATGGTTCACTGCACGACTTCTTGCATCTGTCGGATGAAGACAACAAGCCTTTGATATGGAACTCCCGTGTCAAGATTGCTTTGGGGACTGCACGAGCACTGGA GTACCTGCATGAAGTCTGCTCACTGTCAGTTGTtcacaaaaatattaagtCGGCCAACATATTACTGGACAACGAGCTCAATCCTCAACTTTCTGACTGTGGCCTGGCAAGCAATATGCCAAATGCAGATGAG GCATTGAACAATGATGCTGGTTCTGGATATGGTGCACCTGAGGTTGCCATGTCTggtcaatataatataaaaagtgATGTCTACAGTTTTGGGGTTGTTATGCTGGAGCTTCTTACTGGACGTAAACCATTTGATAG CTCGAGGCCAAGATTGGAGCAATCTTTGGTTCGATGGGCAACTCCTCAGCTCCATGACATTGATGCCCTTGCTAAAATGGTTGATCCCGCACTCAAAGGGCTCTACCCAGTCAAATCTCTCTCCCGTTTTGCAGATGTCATTGCTCTTTGTGTCCAG CCGGAACCTGAGTTTCGACCACCTATGTCCGAAGTCGTCCAAGCATTGGTTCGGTTAGTTCAGCGAGCCAACATGAGCAAAAGAACGATTGGAAATGATCAAGGACCCACTACCCCTCGAGGAGACAACCAAGATACACAAGACTACATGTAG